In a genomic window of Prochlorococcus marinus subsp. marinus str. CCMP1375:
- a CDS encoding DUF2862 domain-containing protein, translating to MINDSSKLKKGQKLKVDLDKLNDRLPKNVLNLLKNEPIGLLVGYKMVDGNQFGLVLQLKSGLNQWFFEDELCEIEDD from the coding sequence ATGATTAATGACTCTTCAAAGCTAAAGAAAGGTCAAAAACTTAAGGTTGACCTTGATAAGTTAAACGATCGTTTACCCAAAAACGTTCTTAATCTGCTAAAAAATGAGCCCATAGGATTATTAGTGGGATATAAAATGGTAGATGGTAATCAGTTTGGACTAGTACTTCAATTAAAATCTGGACTTAATCAATGGTTTTTTGAAGATGAGCTATGCGAAATTGAAGATGATTAA